From the genome of Desulfobotulus pelophilus, one region includes:
- a CDS encoding O-antigen ligase family protein, producing MSKPCKKNKRLFMQGFAILSNLTSYCSDLASEMTQKKIAIPVFLGLLTLPLGLQFFFHTGNTADYRITVLSLQLIIISIGIYFFQPLQWKISDELKLLIVSWLAWGWVCAFNSSFYTISLIRQTEWTILLLFTAILSMVFHRQPRMIPWSFMIVSAGFVLLACGIIIYWNIIPDPRNYDWVLMMPHFTNIRHFGYFVTAIVLLSSVGALHIAWGEKSYLPIRISFSLVQILGFSFLFWSGSRGGILAATAGLFWIIMFVQGKIHKWRFFLWTLFFMSLGLLFSSFFAVTNTSLGIMSAFERTGTASSLEHLLSGRTYLWKIAMESTAYPYGSLSFGYGPDAFRMHPDVQHVVQPHNFFFQALSEWGIPGAIFFCSILAWLYTVCWKQGKKISSFNQYNLYLLPCQALWVAYFFLGLIDGVFYHALPLTLLAMSAAVIYAYDKQGNESSQEYAW from the coding sequence ATGAGTAAACCTTGTAAAAAAAATAAAAGACTATTTATGCAAGGCTTTGCTATATTATCGAATCTCACTTCATACTGTTCCGATCTTGCTTCTGAAATGACTCAAAAAAAAATAGCAATACCTGTCTTCCTCGGACTCCTCACTCTACCCTTGGGCCTTCAGTTTTTTTTCCACACGGGGAACACAGCCGACTACCGTATCACTGTACTGTCCCTACAGCTCATCATCATCAGTATCGGAATATATTTTTTCCAACCACTCCAATGGAAGATTTCTGATGAACTAAAACTACTCATCGTGTCCTGGCTTGCATGGGGATGGGTTTGTGCTTTCAACTCTTCCTTTTACACTATTTCTCTTATACGACAGACAGAATGGACCATTCTTCTTTTGTTTACGGCAATCCTCTCTATGGTGTTTCACAGACAACCTAGAATGATCCCATGGAGTTTTATGATTGTTAGTGCAGGTTTTGTGCTGCTTGCCTGCGGTATCATCATATATTGGAATATCATTCCAGATCCCAGAAACTACGACTGGGTTTTAATGATGCCTCATTTCACCAATATTAGGCATTTTGGATATTTTGTCACTGCCATTGTTTTACTGTCTTCCGTTGGGGCGCTGCATATTGCATGGGGTGAAAAGAGTTACCTTCCCATACGTATTTCCTTCTCTTTGGTTCAAATCCTTGGTTTTTCGTTTCTTTTCTGGAGTGGGAGCAGAGGAGGAATTCTTGCAGCGACTGCAGGTCTTTTTTGGATCATTATGTTTGTACAAGGAAAAATTCACAAATGGCGATTTTTCCTTTGGACTCTTTTTTTTATGTCCCTTGGTCTTCTTTTTTCATCATTTTTTGCTGTCACGAATACTTCATTAGGAATTATGAGTGCTTTTGAACGCACTGGGACAGCATCTTCTCTTGAACATCTGCTCTCCGGAAGAACCTATCTCTGGAAAATTGCAATGGAAAGTACCGCATATCCCTATGGCAGCCTTTCCTTCGGCTATGGACCGGATGCATTCCGTATGCACCCCGATGTTCAGCATGTTGTACAGCCTCACAACTTTTTTTTTCAGGCCCTCTCTGAGTGGGGTATTCCCGGAGCAATCTTCTTTTGCTCTATCCTCGCTTGGCTCTACACAGTCTGCTGGAAACAAGGCAAAAAAATTTCTTCTTTTAATCAATACAACCTGTACCTTCTCCCGTGTCAGGCACTGTGGGTTGCTTATTTTTTTCTGGGACTCATTGATGGTGTATTTTATCATGCCCTTCCCTTAACTCTACTTGCTATGTCCGCCGCTGTTATTTATGCATATGATAAACAGGGAAACGAATCATCACAGGAGTATGCGTGGTAA
- a CDS encoding ABC transporter permease, with protein sequence MKALAGITFKEGVRDRALYGIFIFSFSVMILGLAVLSFFGQNMDKVASDFMLSALTFAGLLISFFISPQLVAKDLERKTIYVLLAKPISRFDYILGKYAGILLLITVATVILAFFAMVGMFLANFFYSSFFQNFRVDAFLLAILGEWLVFALINAIVIFFASFSSSGFLTLLFSVSIYIVGENIETVYRYLQTATEAVPLSSPVLLIIEISRYVFPNMALFDLKAQAAHGILVPFSYVVSISAYAASYIAILLFMASFFFKRRELA encoded by the coding sequence ATGAAAGCCCTGGCAGGCATTACATTCAAGGAAGGTGTACGGGATCGCGCCCTTTATGGCATTTTTATCTTTTCCTTTTCTGTCATGATTCTCGGACTGGCTGTACTTAGTTTTTTCGGGCAAAATATGGATAAAGTAGCCAGCGACTTCATGCTTTCAGCCCTTACCTTTGCAGGCCTTCTCATTTCTTTTTTCATAAGCCCCCAGCTTGTGGCAAAAGATCTCGAACGGAAAACCATTTATGTACTTCTAGCCAAGCCCATAAGCCGTTTCGATTATATCCTTGGGAAATACGCAGGTATCCTGTTGCTCATCACGGTTGCCACCGTCATTCTGGCATTTTTTGCGATGGTCGGGATGTTTTTGGCTAACTTTTTCTATTCCAGCTTTTTTCAAAACTTCCGGGTGGACGCCTTTCTGCTGGCCATTCTTGGTGAATGGCTGGTCTTTGCCCTCATCAACGCCATTGTGATCTTTTTTGCTTCCTTCAGCTCCTCGGGCTTTCTGACTCTTCTTTTCAGTGTATCAATCTATATTGTGGGCGAAAATATTGAAACAGTGTACCGCTATCTGCAAACTGCGACAGAAGCCGTCCCTCTGTCCAGCCCTGTCCTCCTTATCATAGAAATTTCACGTTACGTCTTTCCCAACATGGCTCTATTTGATCTTAAGGCTCAAGCTGCTCACGGTATTCTTGTGCCCTTTTCCTACGTGGTTTCCATCAGTGCCTATGCGGCGAGCTACATCGCCATCCTGCTATTCATGGCCTCCTTTTTCTTCAAAAGAAGGGAGCTTGCATGA
- a CDS encoding ABC transporter ATP-binding protein — MANTDLIRITALCKDLHIQGKNLIRKKTPVLRDIHLSIARGEVLGIIGLNGAGKTTLVKHILGLTRPSSGNVTIAGFSTDQPESRRNLGYLPENAYYSEHLTPDELLSFGLSHQNFSRRIQKERIMACLESTGIAHMAHKRLRTFSKGMVQRTGLALAMVTDPDLLILDEPMSGLDPLGRKMVLDLMLDLKKKGKTILFCSHILNDVERMADRIIILHEGCIRKTVSRSEVLGSSSLLHVVISRQPTTSGSFEVEATENGLYRIHCQPENLMEIMRICEQEAISVLGLEKPASSLEQLFSDTISGTSANPASGMRI; from the coding sequence ATGGCCAACACCGACCTCATCCGGATTACCGCCCTCTGCAAGGACCTGCACATTCAGGGAAAAAACCTGATCCGAAAAAAAACACCTGTACTCAGGGACATCCATCTTTCCATTGCCAGAGGTGAGGTCCTAGGCATCATCGGACTCAACGGCGCTGGCAAAACTACCCTAGTGAAGCACATCCTTGGGCTCACCCGCCCAAGCAGCGGAAACGTCACCATTGCAGGGTTTTCTACGGATCAGCCTGAATCCCGGCGCAACCTCGGCTACCTTCCTGAAAACGCCTACTACAGCGAGCACCTTACGCCTGATGAACTGCTCTCCTTTGGTCTCTCTCACCAGAACTTTTCCAGAAGAATCCAGAAAGAACGTATCATGGCCTGTCTTGAAAGCACAGGCATAGCTCATATGGCCCACAAACGCCTGCGGACTTTTTCAAAAGGCATGGTACAGCGCACGGGCCTTGCCCTTGCCATGGTGACTGACCCGGACCTGCTCATCCTTGACGAGCCCATGTCCGGCCTCGATCCCCTAGGTAGAAAAATGGTGCTGGATCTCATGCTGGATCTCAAAAAAAAAGGAAAAACTATCCTTTTTTGCTCCCACATTCTCAATGATGTGGAACGCATGGCAGACCGTATCATCATCCTGCATGAGGGATGTATCCGGAAAACCGTCAGTAGATCGGAAGTACTCGGGTCTTCTTCCCTCTTGCATGTAGTGATCAGCCGCCAGCCGACCACATCCGGATCTTTTGAGGTTGAAGCTACAGAAAATGGACTTTACCGAATACACTGCCAACCCGAAAATCTCATGGAAATCATGCGTATCTGCGAGCAAGAAGCCATCTCTGTGCTGGGGTTGGAAAAGCCCGCATCCTCCCTCGAGCAACTCTTCTCCGATACCATTTCCGGAACATCCGCAAACCCAGCATCAGGGATGAGAATATGA
- a CDS encoding pilin translates to MLSRVHAMKNQKGFTLIELMIVVAIIGILAAIAIPQFSAYRTRGMNAQALSDIRSVRTEVESFISTWNRLPYSGGTTQLTGTTGVTPATGLDTGTGRSITIGAVPATGNIVYEPSKNVAINAFFTPAAGSTPALYWLRSTSTKANTSEGLEFCIDSRNSGYYQIIKPASAISTAVANCTAPAYEYMGAGS, encoded by the coding sequence ATGTTAAGTCGTGTTCACGCAATGAAAAATCAGAAAGGTTTTACTCTGATAGAGCTGATGATTGTTGTCGCTATCATCGGTATTTTGGCGGCAATCGCCATTCCCCAGTTCAGTGCTTACCGCACCCGCGGCATGAACGCTCAGGCACTCAGCGATATCCGCAGCGTCCGGACCGAAGTTGAATCCTTCATTTCCACATGGAACAGGCTGCCTTATAGTGGAGGCACAACTCAGCTTACAGGTACGACTGGTGTGACTCCAGCCACAGGCCTTGACACAGGTACCGGCAGAAGCATTACGATTGGCGCTGTTCCTGCAACAGGCAATATCGTATATGAACCCTCCAAAAACGTAGCCATCAACGCTTTTTTTACACCAGCTGCTGGCAGCACCCCTGCTCTCTACTGGTTAAGAAGCACATCTACCAAGGCTAATACCAGCGAAGGACTTGAATTTTGTATAGATTCAAGAAATTCAGGATACTATCAAATTATAAAACCAGCATCAGCTATTTCTACTGCTGTTGCAAACTGCACCGCTCCTGCATATGAATACATGGGTGCTGGCTCCTAA
- a CDS encoding PilZ domain-containing protein, which yields MTDTPENFFTPGTGIDVVFNLNSLSPIVRSSMIYDTNTAARVLIIAQTSPKILPNTSFEEMHITTLKYDEKKQKKRYGVKCSVSGFRRDYPLSSQITEEAVFIQYEKRLCEVNIRSAFRMSPGKKFSLFAKMLLQEKEYVFGKDFSVLDLSISGMGLVVPKKIENRTNPLFNLEIGTQVTLGMALRYPEGDRLAMDKVACAAKIARINPLFNEKAGLIGLHFIKMKPEGEEALSRFIHEAQLEEIRQLNRY from the coding sequence ATGACGGATACTCCGGAAAATTTTTTTACACCCGGAACAGGAATAGATGTGGTTTTCAACCTCAACTCCCTTTCCCCCATAGTACGTTCATCCATGATCTATGATACGAACACGGCAGCAAGGGTGCTGATCATAGCCCAGACATCTCCCAAAATACTTCCCAACACCTCCTTTGAGGAAATGCACATAACAACCCTCAAATACGATGAAAAAAAACAAAAAAAACGTTACGGAGTGAAATGTTCCGTATCCGGGTTCCGCAGGGACTACCCCCTTTCATCCCAGATTACGGAAGAAGCGGTATTCATCCAGTATGAAAAACGACTGTGCGAAGTGAACATCCGGTCTGCTTTCCGCATGTCTCCGGGTAAAAAATTCTCACTCTTTGCCAAAATGCTGCTGCAGGAAAAAGAGTACGTATTCGGAAAAGATTTTTCTGTTCTAGACCTCTCCATCAGCGGAATGGGCCTTGTGGTTCCCAAAAAAATTGAAAACCGGACCAACCCCCTGTTCAACCTTGAAATTGGCACGCAGGTAACCCTTGGCATGGCCCTACGCTACCCCGAAGGAGACAGGCTTGCCATGGATAAAGTGGCCTGCGCCGCTAAAATAGCCAGAATCAACCCCCTTTTCAACGAAAAAGCCGGTCTTATCGGCCTGCACTTCATCAAAATGAAGCCAGAAGGAGAGGAAGCCTTAAGTCGTTTCATCCACGAAGCCCAGCTGGAGGAAATCCGGCAGCTGAACCGCTACTGA
- a CDS encoding serine/threonine protein kinase — protein sequence MQKPHSPWTFSDLTPEPILHAVEKATNLRFTGLVAPLPSYINRVYELQDMEGKRHIVKFYRPGRWTRPALEDEHRFLVDCHGAELPVVAPQYLHTGETLGETGGIFFALFPKRAGRELDISEDRDWEQLGRLIGRLHNVAAAGRAEHRICLHPDRSLDRDARTLLSGGMPAEMQNSFRTLVSRLQQNIRELFTGQPSIRLHGDLHRKNILHRPGEGLLLIDFDDMMTGPAIQDLWLLLPDRPTQCPREINLLMEGYQSFRKLPTGSMALVEGLRAMRQIYFLAWCQRQQKDARFAATFPEWGTGAFWRQELRDLEQQLHRTVSAETTRPSFHFIADL from the coding sequence ATGCAAAAACCCCATTCTCCATGGACCTTCAGTGACCTGACTCCCGAGCCCATTCTCCATGCCGTGGAAAAGGCCACCAACCTTCGCTTCACAGGTCTTGTGGCACCCCTTCCCAGTTACATCAATCGGGTCTATGAACTGCAGGATATGGAAGGGAAACGGCATATTGTAAAATTTTACCGCCCCGGGAGATGGACAAGACCCGCCCTTGAGGATGAGCATCGTTTCCTTGTGGACTGCCATGGGGCCGAACTCCCTGTGGTAGCTCCACAGTACCTGCACACAGGAGAGACCCTTGGGGAAACGGGAGGCATTTTTTTCGCCCTTTTTCCCAAACGGGCCGGTCGGGAGCTGGATATCAGCGAAGACCGGGACTGGGAACAACTGGGCCGCCTCATCGGACGCCTGCACAATGTGGCCGCTGCAGGCAGGGCGGAACATCGTATTTGTCTGCACCCGGACAGAAGCCTTGACAGGGATGCCAGAACCCTTCTATCCGGCGGAATGCCTGCGGAAATGCAGAACTCCTTCCGTACTCTTGTCTCCCGCCTGCAGCAAAATATCCGGGAGCTTTTTACAGGGCAGCCCTCCATACGACTGCACGGTGACCTGCACCGTAAAAACATACTCCATCGTCCCGGAGAAGGCCTGCTGCTGATTGATTTCGACGACATGATGACCGGTCCTGCCATACAGGACCTATGGCTTCTCCTCCCGGATCGACCAACTCAGTGCCCAAGGGAAATCAATCTGCTGATGGAAGGTTACCAGAGCTTCCGAAAGCTTCCGACAGGCAGCATGGCCCTTGTGGAGGGCCTGCGCGCCATGCGGCAGATCTATTTTCTTGCCTGGTGTCAGCGGCAGCAAAAAGATGCCCGTTTTGCGGCAACCTTTCCGGAATGGGGCACAGGGGCTTTCTGGCGTCAGGAACTGAGAGACCTGGAACAACAGCTGCATCGAACCGTGTCAGCAGAGACCACACGACCTTCCTTTCACTTTATTGCCGATCTATGA
- a CDS encoding tryptophan--tRNA ligase: MTEKKRILTGITTTGTPHLGNYVGAIRPAIEASQNPEMDAFYFLADYHSLIKCHEPARVAASRMEVAATWLALGLDTDNATFYRQSDIPEIPELTWILTCVTAKGLLNRAHAYKAAVQINEEEKANDPDKGITMGLFSYPVLMAADILMFNASKVPVGRDQIQHIEMARDIGGRFNHIFGQTFTMPEAVVDDKAAVLSGIDGRKMSKSYDNTIPLFLPEKQLRKLIMKIKTNSLAPSEPKNPDECTLFEIYKAFASKEEAETIRLRYAEGIGWGDMKTLLFEHLNELLKEPRERYAELLADPAKTEKILQEGAEKARCTAAPFLAEIRKKTGLIPFI; the protein is encoded by the coding sequence ATGACAGAAAAAAAACGGATACTTACAGGAATTACTACCACCGGAACTCCCCATCTCGGCAACTATGTGGGTGCCATCCGGCCCGCCATTGAGGCCAGCCAAAATCCGGAGATGGATGCCTTTTATTTTCTTGCGGACTACCACTCTCTCATCAAGTGTCATGAACCCGCAAGGGTTGCCGCATCCCGCATGGAAGTGGCGGCCACATGGCTGGCTCTGGGCCTTGACACAGACAACGCAACCTTTTATCGTCAGTCAGATATACCTGAAATTCCTGAACTTACCTGGATCCTGACCTGTGTAACAGCCAAAGGCCTCCTCAACCGGGCCCATGCCTACAAAGCCGCCGTTCAAATTAATGAAGAAGAAAAGGCCAACGATCCGGACAAGGGCATCACCATGGGCCTTTTCAGCTACCCCGTGCTGATGGCTGCCGACATTCTCATGTTCAACGCCAGCAAGGTTCCCGTGGGGAGAGATCAGATTCAGCACATCGAGATGGCAAGGGACATAGGGGGCCGTTTCAACCATATATTCGGCCAGACATTTACCATGCCCGAGGCCGTAGTGGATGACAAGGCCGCCGTGCTCAGCGGCATAGACGGCAGAAAAATGTCCAAAAGCTATGACAATACCATCCCTCTTTTTCTACCGGAAAAACAACTGCGCAAGCTGATCATGAAAATCAAAACCAATTCCCTGGCCCCATCGGAACCCAAAAACCCTGATGAATGCACACTTTTTGAAATATACAAGGCCTTTGCCAGTAAGGAAGAAGCCGAAACCATCCGCCTCCGCTATGCCGAAGGCATCGGATGGGGCGACATGAAAACCCTTCTTTTCGAGCATCTCAACGAACTTCTGAAGGAACCGAGGGAGCGGTATGCAGAACTGCTGGCGGACCCGGCGAAAACAGAAAAAATTCTTCAGGAGGGTGCTGAAAAAGCCCGGTGCACTGCCGCCCCCTTTCTGGCAGAAATCCGAAAAAAAACGGGACTGATCCCTTTTATTTGA
- a CDS encoding CBS domain-containing protein — MQPTSPLRSEAVVHTLITTHKNADLDGIASMLAAKKLYPEARIVLPGSDSPQFRHFFVQSLLYLFDLIPFREVQPETIKTLVIVDTRQKDRIGELASLTQSQDIALHIYDHHPPAPGDLRGQIHVCGETGATVSLMVPLLIQHSIRLTPEEATLLAMGIYEDTGHLTSNSTTAEDFESLAWLMRQGAHLPTVGDVLTRELDPEQVRLLNEMLDSATEMSVHGTPLTLTRLSRETYVPDLAFLVHHFMRMEKISVLFLMARMDGKIHLIGRSRLPDMNMGALMQHFEGGGHTAAGAATIRSQTLAQVETRLLRLLDTYMPRRFQALEIMSTPAHTIGPTVSFRSASQTMTRYNVNALLVTEKGDTQSLLLGLITRQIVEQGLSHAMDTTLVQDYLISEVETVPPDAPLHLIQDAIVGGKQRVLPVMDPRHGIVGVITRTDLLQLMVKEQEETPSAKDVIPTDHQPRTRDIINLMRERLPSKILALLADIGKSADQSGCNAFVVGGFVRDLLLYRKNEDIDIVVEGDGILFAKAFAATRQARVHAYSKFGTAVITLDDGFKVDVATARTEYYTAPAALPEVEKSSLKADLYRRDFTINTLAIQLNQSRYGTLIDHFAGQKDIKDKTLRIIHNLSFVEDPTRIFRAVRFESRFGFSIGKLTVRLIENAIRMGVFKRLSGARAMGEIIAILEESDPVPSILRLHEFRLLAALHPAMALTETTTQLLMESRKALDGYELMAEDSNCLRWLVYFMVILTPCTSGEAREVCRILRLAKWQEDLCVRERQQADHCLKRLAKELPLDNSILYARLHVFKTEVLVYMMAAADSNRTRKAIAHFLSRLRSVRPEIQGRDLKNLGLPPGPRYKKILIQVLDAKLNGLLQTKEDETAFVARILSDTGRQNGNLELIK; from the coding sequence TTGCAGCCCACATCACCTCTCCGCTCCGAGGCTGTCGTCCACACCCTCATCACTACCCATAAAAATGCAGACCTGGACGGCATTGCCTCCATGCTTGCGGCCAAAAAATTATATCCTGAAGCACGCATTGTCCTTCCGGGAAGCGATTCTCCTCAGTTCCGGCACTTTTTTGTGCAATCCCTGCTGTACCTTTTCGATCTTATTCCTTTCAGGGAGGTTCAACCGGAAACCATCAAAACCCTTGTCATCGTGGATACAAGGCAGAAAGATCGTATAGGAGAACTGGCTTCGCTGACTCAGAGCCAGGATATAGCCCTGCACATTTACGATCATCACCCTCCGGCACCCGGTGACCTCAGGGGTCAGATCCATGTCTGCGGTGAAACAGGCGCCACCGTCTCACTCATGGTGCCTCTGCTTATTCAGCATAGCATAAGACTGACTCCTGAGGAAGCAACACTGCTGGCCATGGGAATTTATGAAGATACCGGCCACCTTACCAGCAACAGCACCACAGCGGAAGATTTTGAATCCCTTGCCTGGCTCATGCGTCAGGGGGCTCACCTGCCAACGGTCGGAGATGTGCTCACAAGGGAGCTTGACCCAGAACAGGTTAGGCTGCTGAATGAAATGCTGGACAGTGCAACAGAAATGTCTGTCCACGGGACACCCCTTACCCTGACACGACTTTCCAGAGAAACCTATGTTCCCGACCTTGCTTTTCTGGTTCATCATTTTATGCGCATGGAGAAAATCTCTGTCCTTTTTCTCATGGCCCGCATGGACGGAAAAATACACCTCATCGGACGAAGCCGTCTCCCGGACATGAATATGGGAGCTCTTATGCAGCACTTTGAAGGAGGCGGTCATACAGCTGCCGGTGCGGCCACCATACGCAGCCAGACACTGGCCCAGGTAGAAACCCGGCTCCTGCGGCTTCTGGATACTTACATGCCCCGCCGCTTCCAGGCCCTTGAAATCATGAGTACACCAGCCCACACCATAGGCCCCACGGTCAGCTTCCGCAGTGCCAGCCAGACCATGACACGCTACAATGTCAACGCACTCCTCGTTACAGAAAAGGGAGATACCCAAAGCCTCCTTCTGGGGCTGATTACAAGACAGATTGTGGAACAGGGTCTTTCCCATGCCATGGACACAACACTGGTACAGGACTACCTCATCAGTGAGGTTGAAACAGTACCCCCGGATGCACCCTTGCATCTCATTCAGGATGCCATTGTGGGAGGAAAGCAGCGCGTTCTCCCTGTCATGGACCCCCGTCATGGCATTGTCGGTGTCATTACACGAACGGACCTGCTCCAGCTAATGGTCAAGGAGCAGGAGGAAACACCTTCGGCAAAGGATGTCATACCGACAGACCATCAGCCCCGTACCCGTGACATCATCAATCTTATGAGGGAAAGACTGCCTTCAAAAATTCTCGCCCTTCTCGCCGACATAGGAAAAAGTGCCGACCAAAGCGGATGCAATGCCTTTGTGGTGGGAGGCTTTGTCCGGGACCTCCTTCTCTACAGAAAAAATGAAGATATTGATATTGTGGTAGAGGGTGATGGGATTCTCTTTGCAAAGGCCTTTGCCGCCACCCGCCAGGCCCGCGTTCATGCCTATTCCAAATTCGGCACCGCCGTCATTACCCTTGATGACGGCTTCAAGGTTGATGTGGCAACGGCCCGCACTGAATACTACACGGCTCCGGCTGCTCTGCCCGAAGTGGAAAAAAGCAGCCTCAAGGCAGACCTGTACCGCCGGGATTTCACCATCAACACCCTTGCCATTCAGCTCAATCAGTCCCGATACGGAACCCTTATTGATCACTTTGCGGGTCAGAAAGACATCAAGGATAAAACCTTACGGATTATCCACAACCTGAGTTTTGTGGAAGATCCCACCCGGATTTTCAGGGCAGTTCGCTTCGAATCCCGCTTCGGCTTCTCCATCGGCAAACTCACCGTGCGTCTTATCGAAAATGCGATCCGTATGGGGGTTTTCAAACGGCTGTCCGGTGCCCGTGCCATGGGTGAAATTATTGCCATACTGGAAGAAAGCGATCCCGTACCCTCCATTCTGCGGCTTCATGAATTCCGACTTCTGGCAGCACTGCACCCTGCCATGGCTCTCACAGAAACCACAACCCAGCTCCTCATGGAAAGCAGAAAGGCCCTGGACGGATATGAGCTCATGGCGGAAGACAGCAACTGCCTGCGGTGGCTTGTCTATTTCATGGTTATTCTCACCCCTTGCACATCAGGGGAAGCGCGGGAAGTCTGCCGCATTCTCCGTCTTGCCAAATGGCAGGAAGATCTGTGCGTACGGGAAAGACAGCAGGCAGACCACTGCCTGAAACGCCTTGCCAAGGAGCTGCCCCTTGATAACAGCATCCTTTATGCCCGTCTGCATGTTTTCAAAACCGAAGTTTTAGTATACATGATGGCCGCTGCGGACAGCAACCGGACCCGCAAAGCCATAGCCCACTTCCTCTCCCGACTGCGATCTGTCCGGCCGGAAATTCAGGGACGGGATCTGAAAAACCTGGGGCTGCCTCCCGGCCCCCGCTACAAAAAAATTCTCATACAGGTTCTTGATGCCAAACTTAATGGACTGCTGCAGACCAAAGAAGATGAAACAGCCTTTGTAGCCCGCATCCTTAGCGATACGGGGCGTCAAAACGGAAACTTGGAGCTTATAAAATGA
- a CDS encoding radical SAM protein: MHNRETKDFQYVFGPVASRRLGLSLGVDLLPAKTCTLDCIYCESGRTTRKTLLRKEWVPVNAVLDELSQLLALGPELDSVTFSGSGEPTLHSGIGYLINTIHSRWPGYPVTVLTNGTLFWQEEVREDLKNADRVIANYDAASSEVFEVLNRPYPGLFPEAMMKGLVAFRNLFEGELWLEIFVIPGVNDGDREIEGIAAAVAAIRPDRVQLNTLDRPGTESWVEPAGTELLEKFRKKIAAAEALGDVRGKGTVAGCDEDQLRKNILSMVLRRPVTLDDVVRTQGIDRESAGKVLEGMCFAGELGVRRMARGDFFLLPQALSAET; this comes from the coding sequence ATGCATAATCGAGAAACAAAAGACTTTCAATATGTTTTTGGTCCTGTGGCATCCCGACGCCTGGGGCTTTCTCTGGGTGTGGATCTTCTGCCGGCCAAAACCTGCACGCTGGACTGCATTTATTGTGAATCTGGTCGGACTACCCGTAAAACACTGCTCAGGAAGGAGTGGGTCCCGGTGAATGCCGTGCTGGACGAGCTGTCACAGCTTCTGGCTCTGGGGCCGGAGCTGGACAGTGTCACCTTTTCCGGTTCCGGCGAACCGACCCTGCATTCGGGTATCGGTTATCTGATCAATACCATTCATAGCCGATGGCCGGGGTATCCGGTTACTGTTCTGACCAATGGGACCTTGTTCTGGCAGGAAGAAGTCCGGGAGGACCTGAAAAACGCAGACAGGGTCATTGCAAATTATGATGCGGCCTCATCAGAGGTGTTTGAAGTGCTTAACCGCCCTTACCCCGGTCTCTTTCCTGAGGCCATGATGAAAGGGCTTGTGGCTTTCCGCAACCTGTTTGAGGGAGAGCTCTGGCTGGAAATCTTTGTCATACCCGGAGTGAATGACGGGGATAGAGAAATAGAAGGAATTGCAGCAGCTGTAGCGGCCATCCGGCCTGACCGGGTTCAGCTTAATACTCTGGACAGGCCGGGTACGGAAAGTTGGGTTGAGCCTGCTGGAACTGAATTGCTGGAAAAATTTCGAAAAAAAATAGCGGCAGCTGAAGCGCTGGGTGATGTCAGGGGAAAGGGAACAGTGGCTGGCTGTGATGAGGACCAGCTGAGAAAAAATATTCTTTCCATGGTATTGCGCCGTCCTGTTACTCTGGATGATGTGGTGCGAACCCAGGGTATTGACAGGGAAAGCGCTGGAAAAGTACTGGAAGGTATGTGTTTTGCAGGAGAGCTGGGTGTGCGGAGAATGGCACGGGGGGATTTTTTTCTTTTACCCCAGGCATTGTCAGCGGAGACCTGA